The following are encoded together in the Diachasmimorpha longicaudata isolate KC_UGA_2023 chromosome 3, iyDiaLong2, whole genome shotgun sequence genome:
- the LOC135161050 gene encoding uncharacterized protein LOC135161050, protein MEKKTTEAYEAILNYVFSELACDLRDKLGKIHCDFEKAEQNAFRKLLPRVKIVPCLFHFAQAVWRQSKKKGVFHGLRKNKNLSPEEEQLRQELKEIITFFTKLPHLPSEMITQDLIISIVKSASDEASARLKSFRDYFDIQWMKDPSIWSVHGQSHRTNNFAESRNRDLNGAIKSNPTPWQFIRSIAIFQTGVMNAFDDRVELPKWHKVKDPVENAIKWFNNGGLPQPMDFLSVLVHGDSFKRDYQFQQFVVAKDELTDSSDSDSMEAVGTHSPVLFTNDVRRGLINQPAVRMQSILKPRILQHVNCPLAISLYMTLFDFPITIENAL, encoded by the coding sequence ATGGAAAAGAAGACCACCGAAGCCTACGAAGCAATCCTGAACTACGTATTTTCGGAACTAGCCTGCGATTTACGGGACAAACTCGGAAAAATCCACTGCGATTTCGAAAAGGCGGAGCAAAATGCCTTTCGTAAGTTGCTGCCCCGAGTGAAGATAGTCCCTTGTCTGTTCCACTTTGCCCAAGCCGTGTGGAGACAATCTAAGAAAAAGGGAGTTTTCCACggattgaggaaaaataaaaatttgtctcCTGAGGAAGAGCAATTGAGACAGGAGCTGAAGGAGatcattacattttttacTAAGTTACCTCATCTACCCTCAGAAATGATCACGCAAGATTTAATTATCTCAATCGTGAAGTCGGCAAGTGATGAGGCATCAGCGAGGCTGAAGAGTTTCCGAGACTATTTCGACATCCAATGGATGAAAGACCCTTCAATATGGTCAGTCCATGGGCAATCGCACCGCACAAACAATTTTGCGGAATCCCGTAATCGGGATCTCAACGGAGCTATAAAGAGCAATCCCACACCTTGGCAATTTATCAGAAGTATTGCCATCTTCCAGACTGGCGTTATGAATGCTTTTGATGATAGGGTTGAACTCCCGAAGTGGCATAAGGTTAAAGATCCAGTGGAGAATGCCATAAAGTGGTTCAATAATGGGGGGCTACCACAACCGATGGATTTCCTAAGTGTGCTTGTTCATGGCGATAGTTTCAAACGAGACTACCAATTTCAGCAGTTCGTGGTAGCAAAAGATGAATTAACAGACTCCTCGGACTCTGATAGCATGGAAGCGGTAGGCACACACTCCCCAGTTCTTTTCACTAATGACGTCCGCAGAGGATTGATAAATCAACCAGCAGTGAGGATGCAAAGCATTTTAAAGCCGAGAATTTTGCAACACGTTAATTGCCCACTGGCAATTTCTTTGTACATGACTTTATTTGATTTCCCAATAACGATTGAAAATGCTCTGTAA